The following proteins are encoded in a genomic region of Vanessa tameamea isolate UH-Manoa-2023 chromosome 4, ilVanTame1 primary haplotype, whole genome shotgun sequence:
- the LOC113394466 gene encoding uncharacterized protein LOC113394466 translates to MSNCTSYNPDDVFKRFKVVEFPISFVGLSTTLELDVEFDLDTSAYLKTLCEGRLMKFDEAFEISAAHRAFSVKYKNSHTIEITFTPKNECITKAKYDKQFDNRFVFDLRLIKVDGSRCCYDEFHSEIGRYYISGQFEYPNVHHTPENINFGDVIINTKTTKFIRIQNESVLSAKMQYVRIPGINLHPETFTIPPNTSKKIAITVKSTCLKLKNSIIFEIINPHDVFKESSDKNCITYTVHFNINVIYRKSSKQIQIESLHKLNELNPTYTYTGKELLIHNERNKLGLKYLQMSKMLYEKIPILEKYTTDKHKCYTIASMEIKDNIFYQTIQETPSTYDLFQIRLIPFTINFGRVGTSTYGEHNLIIHNNTKFNISVEFFKDKFILYSDEKKVTLKMKVKSFVKANLTIFCLAHMEGTFSHTFQYTINEKYHRNHPYTLQIGNPTLMVNEKSLKFGMVTTETFVTSVPIRIYNHFNLPVDFKWDELHPDTPFEIIPKAGTIPRHSCRLCDVQYICKPNKTKTHEVELLSISKCTRNIPFELSVVTRKLSIKFLQTVVTFKDIALNMETVENVKLENSSREIALFHVVEPLIQGLRIEPMCGTIRPKVVMVFDIIVKIPCILEFNFDIYIKINNKENVILPVSGNVVEPKLLIHPKNIYMPRIPCNMITFVPVTFQNVSVLKTVVDVLDTGDDNIFDVYVMQGNERKRIFYFNLDGGQSKTVYIKVYDIFRREYEMYIPFRTNGLLGPPNQNLCSTELRHYIEDSEKSYENNPKIKIKSTNKDICYCRITGVITVPWITFSVDKFEMIYVQNIENTMDFAMTNVSKYCIPITIVTSKLSPIFTLDIHSTEDSQIVINENNMKFELNIGKSANFTLKFQPKGHGRFVSTALLYLDKLMTIPYYNLTFIGKRQIPDMYPDTYKIIFPPCSIGTELRKMLTLKMDGQSTKELFSCSSKEEPNLTVEFIDSKIELENETYYTHVSVKVSVSCQTTYVQNITLNFQHTNGSCCEVEVCFCFTYCPLTLHSQFLVKAEESSYPYFPLKTQFEQYNYMEVCCSFLEKWMFQQGFRRDLYPIIPDTFHAISASISTQSGGAKSKGINVSYLNFVRRIAGPLMKHIRKISVIGVDESYKCVKEIHDTYREILILLRSRGANVGVLQAKFLLSYEQFVIYSDNTTPRCNADIILTQQLLADVVLFNRLSKQSWIDLILQSYKVFVMDSCFFECVCMSTQPRDIIKILTEWYNENILLQHEKLRGKKKTPKIITNITTDLADGIAIISTILTYCPFMEEHFQLFCDDCNNCVENNIINNACLIIEAMNILKLYFPLSTKDFLHPNFLVMLFLSIHLFVTLPMFKTKDLVEFNPPLLRSSTRLLAISPSNQETLIFNYIILNNIKSNFTVEKTSSADTGKKIYLSVKYTANFVAKETAVLLVHGFNKTRIFDTFIIFLLSGHAGSLYPIRKCKVTGPLYRPNKVDVLVASPFAVNAVFKLHLTDNEPVIPVTFEKDIQPKFCINRLYLIDQEITLSGIPKESGQEVLEYKLYFQIVCLSTQIENSWLWFRSDVGEFFIRITTQPRWDLAIDTLQVKVQTWPIDPCSCGEACECYRTTAVMVPHRNELMVKSLRYALLEQASDTMIHVFDQLIETATGKIILGMLLKEGGSNLSEVQHILKSEATFRITSKTLFPRLEKVTLAQHTNAFLALPVTIPAKDKSEKYAITLTSECGMDIRTYRIIFIESYSE, encoded by the exons atgtctaaTTGTACTTCCTACAACCCTGATGATGTTTTCAAAAGATTTAAAGTTGTGGAATTTCCAATATCTTTTGTAGGACTTTCTACAACACTTGAATTAGATGTTGAATTCGATCTTGACACATCTGCTTATCTGAAAACGCTATGCGAAGGACGTTTAATG AAATTTGATGAAGCCTTTGAAATTTCTGCCGCACATAGAGCATTTAGTGTAAAGTATAAAAACAGCCATAcgattgaaataacatttacaCCTAAAAACGAATGTATAACGAAAGCGAAATACGATAAACAATTCGATAACAGATTTGTATTTgatttacgtttaataaaagTCGATGGAAGTCGGTGTTGTTACGATGAATTTCATTCCGAAATTGGCCGATATTATATTAGTGGCCAATTTGAATATCCAAATGTACACCACACTCCGGAAAACATAAACTTTGGTGATgtcattataaatactaaaacaacaaaatttataagaatacAGAATGAATCTGTTTTGAGTGCTAAAATGCAATACGTTAGAATACCTGGTATTAATTTACACCCCGAAACATTTACAATACCACCGAATACGTCGAAAAAAATCGCCATAACCGTCAAGTCGACATGTCTCAagttaaaaaatagcataatattcgaaataattaaTCCACACGACGTATTTAAAGAATCGTCTGACAAAAATTGTATAACTTATACTgtccattttaatataaatgtaatttatagaaaatcttcgaaacaaatacaaattgaatcattgcataaattaaacgaattaaacCCAACCTATACATACACAGGCaaagaattattaattcataatgaaagaaataaattaggactaaaatatcttcaaatgtctaaaatgttatatgaaaagaTACCTATTTTAGAAAAGTACACTACGGACAAACACAAATGTTATACAATTGCATCAATGGAAATTAAAGacaacattttttatcaaaCTATCCAAGAAACACCTTCAACCTACGATCTATTCCAAATAAGATTAATCccttttactataaattttggAAGAGTCGGTACATCAACTTATGGGGAACATAATctgataattcataataatacgaAATTCAATATATCAGTGGAAttctttaaagataaatttatactttattcagatGAAAAGAAGGTAACActaaaaatgaaagtaaaatcttttgtaaaagcgaatttaacaatattttgtttagcACATATGGAAGGGACATTTTCACATACATTTCAATAcactataaatgaaaaatatcaccGGAACCATCCATATACTTTACAAATTGGAAATCCAACTTTAATGGTTAATGAAAAAAgcttgaaatttggtatggttACAACTGAAACATTTGTAACTTCAGTTCCCATTagaatttataatcattttaatttacccGTTGACTTTAAGTGGGATGAATTACATCCAGATACGCCTTTTGAAATAATACCAAAGGCTGGAACTATACCACGACACTCGTGTAGATTATGTGATGTGCAATATATATGCAAGCCCAACAAAACGAAAACACATGAAgttgaattattatcaataagtaaatgtacGAGAAATATACCTTTTGAACTCAGTGTTGTTACTCGTAAACTGTCGATAAAATTTTTACAGACAGTGGTAACATTCAAAGATATTGCTTTAAATATGGAAACTGTTGAAAACGTTAAGCTTGAAAACTCATCGAGGGAAATTGCTCTCTTTCATGTTGTAGAACCGTTAATTCAAGGTTTAAGGATAGAGCCAATGTGCGGTACTATACGTCCAAAAGTAGTAATGGTCTTCGATATTATTGTGAAAATTCCATGCATTCTTGAATTCAattttgacatatatataaagataaataataaagaaaatgtcatCTTACCGGTTAGTGGAAATGTTGTGGaaccaaaattattaatacaccctaaaaatatatacatgccTCGAATACCATGTAATATGATTACTTTTGTACCTGTAACATTTCAAAATGTAAGTGTATTAAAGACAGTTGTCGATGTACTGGATACAGgagatgataatatttttgacgTATATGTAATGCAAGGGAATGAAAGaaagagaatattttatttcaatttagatGGTGGACAATCCAAAAcagtatatattaaagtatatgacATATTTCGAAGAGAATATGAAATGTATATACCATTTAGAACAAACGGCTTGCTAGGTCCACCTAATCAAAATCTATGCTCAACAGAACTTCGGCACTATATAGAAGACTCTGAAAA GTCATATGAAAAtaatcctaaaataaaaataaaaagtacgaataaagatatttgttaCTGTCGAATAACAGGAGTAATAACAGTACCTTGGATAACATTTTCAGttgataaatttgaaatgatttacgtacaaaatattgaaaatactaTGGATTTTGCTATGACTAATGTATCCAAATATTGCATACCCATAACAATTGTCACCTCAAAATTGTCTCCAATATTTACCTTAGATATACATAGTACAGAAGACAGTCAGattgttataaatgaaaataatatgaaattcgaattaaatattggaaaatcagccaatttcacattaaaatttcaaccaaaGGGTCACGGTCGATTCGTCTCGACGGCTTTATTATATTTGGACAAACTTATGACCATACCTTACTACAACTTAACTTTTATCGGAAAAAGACAAATCCCAGATATGTATCctgatacatataaaattatttttcctcCATGTTCTATAGGTACAGAATTAAGAAAAATGCTAACATTAAAAATGGACGGTCAGTCTACGAAAGAATTATTTTCTTGTTCTTCCAAAGAAGAACCAAATCTTACAGTAGAATTCATTGACTCAAAAATTGAATTAGAAAATGAAACATACTATACTCATGTTTCAGTAAAAGTTTCAGTTTCCTGTCAAACAACTTATGttcaaaatattactttgaacTTTCAACACACTAACGGTTCATGTTGTGAAGTAGAAGTTTGTTTTTGCTTCACTTACTGTCCTTTAACTTTACATTCCCAGTTTTTAGTTAAAGCTGAAGAAAGTTCATACccatattttcctttaaaaaccCAATTTGAACAATATAATTACATGGAAGTCTGCTGCTCATTCCTTGAAAAATGGATGTTTCAACAAGGATTTCGAAGAGATTTGTATCCCATTATACCAGACACGTTTCATGCTATTTCAGCATCTATATCAACTCAATCAGGCGGTGCCAAATCAAAAGGAATTAATGTTTCATACTTAAATTTTGTTCGGAGGATTGCTGGGCCACTAATGAAACACATACGTAAAATATC AGTAATTGGCGTGGACGAGTCATATAAATGTGTTAAAGAAATTCATGACACATATcgggaaatattaatattactaagatCTCGCGGAGCAAATGTAGGAGTCTTACAGGCGAAGTTTTTGCTAAGTTATGaacaatttgttatatattctgATAATACGACCCCACGATGCAATgctgatattattttaacgcAACAACTACTAGCCGATGTTGTGCTTTTTAATAGATTAAGTAAACAAAGTTGGATTGATTTAATTCTTCAAAGTTACAAAGTATTTGTGATGGACAGTTGTTTCTTTGAATGCGTCTGTATGAGTACACAACCgagagatattataaaaatattaacagaatggtataatgaaaatattttattacaacatgAAAAACTTCGTGGTAAGAAAAAAACTCCGAAAATTATCACCAATATAACAACAGATTTAGCAGATGGAATTGCAATAATATCAACTATATTGACTTATTGTCCGTTTATGGAAgaacattttcaattattttgtgaCGATTGCAATAACTGTGtagaaaataacattataaataatgcttGTCTTATAATTGAagcaatgaatattttaaaactatattttccaCTAAGTACTAAAGATTTTTTACACCCAAACTTTttagttatgttatttttatctatacattTATTCGTAACATTGCCtatgtttaaaacaaaagatcTGGTTGAGTTTAATCCTCCTCTTCTTAGAAGTTCAACAAGACTGTTAGCTATTAGTCCTTCAAATcaagaaacattaatatttaattatattatattaaataatataaaaagtaatttcactGTTGAAAAGACGTCATCCGCTGAcactggtaaaaaaatatacctcaGTGTTAAATATACAGCTAATTTTGTTGCAAAAGAGACAGCAGTACTTCTCGTGCATGgatttaataaaacaagaatatttgatacttttattattttcctacTCTCTGGACATGCAGGATCGCTCTATCCCATAAGGAAGTGTAAAGTAACGGGACCTTTGTATAGACCAAATAAAGTAGACGTTTTGGTAGCATCCCCGTTTGCCGTAAATGctgtatttaaattacatttgacTGACAATGAACCTGTAATACCTGTTACCTTTGAAAAAGATATTCAACCAAAGTTTTGCATAAACCGACTTTACCTTATTGATCAGGAAATTACTCTAAGTGGCATACCCAAAGAAAGTGGGCAAGAAGTTCtagaatacaaattatattttcaaattgtttgCCTTAGTACTCAAATTGAAAATTCATGGTTATGGTTCAGAAGCGACGTCGGTGAATTTTTTATCCGTATAACAACGCAACCTCGTTGGGATTTAGCTATAGATACTTTACAAGTAAAGGTTCAAACGTGGCCTATAGACCCCTGTAGTTGCGGAGAAGCTTGTGAGTGCTATCGAACTACAGCCGTAATGGTTCCTCACCGAAACGAGTTAATGGTAAAATCGTTACGCTATGCATTACTTGAACAAGCGTCAGATACAATGATTCACGTTTTTGATCAGCTAATag AAACTGCTACAGGAAAGATTATCTTAGGGATGCTTTTAAAAGAAGGTGGTTCAAACTTATCAGAAGTGCAACATATTCTAAAAAGCGAAGCTACCTTCCGGATTACCTCTAAGACTCTATTTCCAAGACTCGAAAAAGTAACTTTGGCTCAACATACAAACGCCTTTTTAGCTCTGCCTGTGACTATACCAGCGAAAGACAAATCAGAGAAATATGCAATTACACTAACATCTGAGTGCGGAATGGACATACGTacttatagaataatatttattgaatcgtatagcgaataa